The stretch of DNA GAAGAAATAGAAATTAAATTTGGAAGATTTGCTGAGAGCATTGGGATAGCATTTCAAATTCAGGATGATTTATTAGATTTGGCAACAACTGAAAAAGAAAGAGAGGCTTTTGGAAAATCATACGGGAATGATATAAGTGAAGGCAAAAGAAGCCTTGCAGTGATTTATTCGTTTTTATATTTAGAAAAAGCAAAAAAAGATAGATTGATAAAAATTTTAAACTCGCATACTAAAGAGAAGAAACTAATTGAAGAGGCTATCAATCTTATCAAAGAAACTGGAGCCATTGAATTATCTAGAAAAACTGCAAATAAACTGGTACTCGAATCTTGGGATGAAATAGATAATGAGCTAAAAGAAAGTGAAGCAAAATTATATCTACAGGCTTTTTCTGATTTCTTAATAAAAAGAAAGATTTAATTAGCCATATATGTGGCCCAATTTTTCATATTTTCTTTTATCGTATTCTCTTCTTACTTCTTCAGGTAAACTTGGCGATATCTGTTTTAAGGCATTCATGAATTGTTCTATTGTTACTATTTTAGAATTAATATCCTCCCTTAATGCAGTCATAGCAGCTTCCCTGCAAATAGCTTCTATGTCTGCCCCTGAATAATCTTCTGTAAGTTTAGCAAGTTCATCAAGATTTACATCTTTCTCTAGCGGCATATTCTTTGTATGTATCTCAAAGATTTTCTTTCGGGCTTTTAAATCTGGTGCGTGAATTAATATTATTTTATCAAATCTACCGGGTCTTAATAAACCGGGATCTACCATATCCGGCCTATTTGTCGCGCCTATTACAACTACTTGACTCAATTCTTCCAATCCGTCCAATTCTGTTAGAAGTTGATTTACAAGTCTTTCAGAAACTCTTGTACCTTCCTCGCCACCTCTTCTAGGAGCTATAGCATCAATTTCATCAAAAAATATTACTGTGGGAGCAGCTTGTCTCGCTTTTCTAAATATTTCCCTCATGGCTTTTTCACTTTCACCAATCCATTTGCTTAAGATTTCAGGACCTTTTATAGAAATAAAGTTAGCCTCCGATTCGCCTGCAACAGCCTTTGCTAAAAGTGTCTTCCCGCACCCAGGAGGGCCATAAAGAAAAATTCCTTTTGGAGGTCTTATTCCCATCCCGGTGAAAGCTTCTGGCTGTTTTATTGGCCATTCAATAGCTTCCATCAACTCCCTTTTTATCTCGTCTAGGCCGCCTACATTGTCCCATTTAACATTGGGAGTAACTACCATTACTTCTCTCATTGCAGAGGGCTCTATCTTCTTCAGGGCATTATCAAAATCTTCTTTTGTTACCTTTATCTTTTCTAATAGTTCTTCGGAAACTCTATTTTCACTCAGATTTAGCTCGGGTAATAATCTCCGAAGAGACGCCATAGCGGCTTCTTTACATAAAGCTTCTAGGTCTGCTCCAACAAACCCATGTGTTTTAGAAGCAAGCTCATTTAAATCTACATCATCTGTTAATGGCATAGCTCTTGTATGAATTTGAAGAACTTCTTTTCTTCCACCTTTATCCGGAACTCCTATTTCAATCTCTCGATCAAATCTACCTGGTCTTCTAAGAGCTTCATCAATTGCATTTATCCTATTTGTTGCAGCAATAACAATAATTTTTTCTCTTGATTTTAACCCGTCCATTAAAGCAAGTAATTGAGCAACTACTCTCCTCTCTACTTCTCCAGTTACTTCACTTCTTTTGGGGGCAATTGCATCAATCTCATCGATGAAAATAATCGCCGGGGCATTTGCCTCAGCATCTTTAAACATATTTCTTAGATTTTCTTCAGATTGACCGTAGAACTTACTCATTATCTCTGGACCATTTATAGATTTAAAATGTGCATGTGACTCGGAAGATACCGCTTTTGCGATTAACGTTTTTCCAGTACCGGGGGGGCCATAAAGCAAGACTCCTTTTGGAGGGTTTATACCTAATCTATCGAATATCTCTGGATGTTTAAGTGGGAGCTCAATTATTTCTCTAACAATCTGAATTTTGTCTTTAAGACCTCCAACATCTTCATAAGTTATACCTGCTATTTCAGTTTCTTCAGCTTCACTGTACTGGGTTCTAACTTCAATCTCTGTTCCACTTGACACTCTAACAATTCCCTGTGGGCTAGTTGAAACAACAATAAATCTCATTTCTCCTAAAGAGAATGGCGTCATCTCCAGAAGATTACCAATCATTTTATCAAAAAGAGGGTCCCCAGTTTCTTTCATTCTTGATTGACTATTTACACTTATTATATCTCCTTTTATTAAAGCCCTCCCTAAGATATTTCTTTGAAGAATATT from Methanofastidiosum sp. encodes:
- a CDS encoding CDC48 family AAA ATPase is translated as MELGESEIVKLKVASASQQDVGRGIVRIDKRYQDMIGIKRGDIVEIFGKRKTAAIVVDSYPDDKDLAIIRMDGLIRRNSKASMGEYVEVNKVDVKEAGRVVLAPTQKGAQIVIPGNILQRNILGRALIKGDIISVNSQSRMKETGDPLFDKMIGNLLEMTPFSLGEMRFIVVSTSPQGIVRVSSGTEIEVRTQYSEAEETEIAGITYEDVGGLKDKIQIVREIIELPLKHPEIFDRLGINPPKGVLLYGPPGTGKTLIAKAVSSESHAHFKSINGPEIMSKFYGQSEENLRNMFKDAEANAPAIIFIDEIDAIAPKRSEVTGEVERRVVAQLLALMDGLKSREKIIVIAATNRINAIDEALRRPGRFDREIEIGVPDKGGRKEVLQIHTRAMPLTDDVDLNELASKTHGFVGADLEALCKEAAMASLRRLLPELNLSENRVSEELLEKIKVTKEDFDNALKKIEPSAMREVMVVTPNVKWDNVGGLDEIKRELMEAIEWPIKQPEAFTGMGIRPPKGIFLYGPPGCGKTLLAKAVAGESEANFISIKGPEILSKWIGESEKAMREIFRKARQAAPTVIFFDEIDAIAPRRGGEEGTRVSERLVNQLLTELDGLEELSQVVVIGATNRPDMVDPGLLRPGRFDKIILIHAPDLKARKKIFEIHTKNMPLEKDVNLDELAKLTEDYSGADIEAICREAAMTALREDINSKIVTIEQFMNALKQISPSLPEEVRREYDKRKYEKLGHIYG